In the Paenibacillus sp. FSL R7-0337 genome, TTGATTATTCAGGAAATAGAGTTCAAAAAAAATCAAGATTGTCCTATGGTGTCTACGACATACCTTCGCTAAGGAAGAGGCTAATTGATGATGGAGCCATGTCTGGTATATTATTCGGAAGTGTGTGTACTGCTTTGTACAAAAAGAACATAGTAAAGAATTATAATGTGAAATTTGATAGCGGTATTAAACATAATGAGGATGGTTTGTTTAATTTAAAGTATTTGCAATTCTGCAGCTCGATTAAGATGTTGAGTGATGCTTACTTATATATATACAGAGCCAATGAGAACTCAGCATCAAAAACTATAAACTTAAGCGAAGATAAATTCAAGGTGTCAAACGACATTATAAGAACTTTATTTAAAGATGATACTGTTATGATTGATCAAATGCGTGCGCGCAATGTCTCAATTGGTTTATGGAGAGTACTCGAAATATGCAACAAAAATAATCAAGACAAATTAGTAAATAAAATAACCGCAATTAGGAATGTATGTAGTAACCAAGAACTCATACAAGGACTCAATTATGTTGATGTAAAAAATCTGAATAAGTATAAACTGATGTATTTTTATTTAATTAAATATAAGAGAGCTTATTTAACATATGCACTTACTCGTTATGTCTACCCTACCCTTACAAAACTGTTATCCAGATAGGGAAATGTTGCTGAAGAGGAATTACGAAAAACACAGCAAGGCCATACTACGCAACAAGTAAATAGTAATACCCCCTATATTGTTCTATTATAAGAAATAGGGGGAATGTGGAAATGACAATTTTGGTCGGGTTGGAAGTTTATACAGGAATTGATAGAGGATACGTATTATTGGCATCAGAATCAAGATCACTTTCATATCGGGCGACTTATGATAACGGTAAAGCGGTTTCCCGCGATAACTGTATAGTAAGTAATAATGAGAAAAAGGTTTTTAGAACAAAAAATGATTTTTCACTTGGATTCTCTGGAGATATAACTTCTTGAAACGGTCATGATGATTTGAGAAATGAAGTTGTAAAATTTATTGAGTTAAATACAAACTATAATGATGATATAAATCTTACATCTCTTAAATTTTATAGTTGACAATTTGGCTTCAAAAGGAATGTGTTGTGTGATATTAGCTAAATT is a window encoding:
- a CDS encoding glycosyltransferase produces the protein MNTRSVDLISVIVPVYNAERFLSYCIESILTQSYLSLELILVDDGSADNSLKICREYEKKDTRVKVISKQNSGVSDTRNMGILNSAGNYISFVDADDMLKDEALDTLHREMIANNVDMVYCNYEFDYSGNRVQKKSRLSYGVYDIPSLRKRLIDDGAMSGILFGSVCTALYKKNIVKNYNVKFDSGIKHNEDGLFNLKYLQFCSSIKMLSDAYLYIYRANENSASKTINLSEDKFKVSNDIIRTLFKDDTVMIDQMRARNVSIGLWRVLEICNKNNQDKLVNKITAIRNVCSNQELIQGLNYVDVKNLNKYKLMYFYLIKYKRAYLTYALTRYVYPTLTKLLSR